One Spinacia oleracea cultivar Varoflay chromosome 4, BTI_SOV_V1, whole genome shotgun sequence DNA segment encodes these proteins:
- the LOC110782676 gene encoding mitogen-activated protein kinase 18 isoform X1 has product MQQDQRKKGPTKDVEFFTDYGEANRYKILEVIGKGSYGVVCAAIDTHTGEKVAIKKINDIYEHISDAIRILREVKLLRLLRHPDIVEIKRIMLPPSKRDFRDIYVVFELMESDLHQVIKANDDLTREHHQFFLYQMLRALKYMHTANVYHRDLKPKNILANANCKLKICDFGLARVAFNDTPTTIFWTDYVATRWYRAPELCGSFFSKYTPAIDIWSIGCIFAEVLTGKPLFPGKSVVHQLDIITDLLGTPLHDVISGVRNDKARKYLTDMRKKQPVPFSQKFPNADPLALRLLKRLLSFDPKDRPTAEEALADPYFKGLSRVEREPACQPISKLEFEFERRRVTKDDVRDLIYREILEYHPQLLKDYMNGNEGSNYIYPSAIGQFKKQFAHLEENSGRSGPVIPLERKHISLPRSTVHSSTVPPKPLPLASSYRDHQVKEEMRTSESYGNLSNTTRQPPRVPPAARPGRVVGPVVSYEAGKSVKDGYDAMQNAVLPAQTASPQYYLRPHIRSTQAKPGPENEHSHTTWAKQQQQQQQLPVQPSHEVAIDINTNPYHQPQPKSDQYSSRVALDAKLIQAQSQFGATAVAMTARRNAGTVQYGLT; this is encoded by the exons ATGCAGCAAGATCAGAGGAAGAAG GGTCCAACAAAAGATGTAGAATTCTTCACTGACTATGGTGAAGCAAACAGATACAAAATTCTTGAAGTTATAGGAAAAGGAAGCTATGGAGTTGTTTGTGCTGCAATTGATACACATACAGGGGAAAAAGTGgccattaaaaaaataaatgataTTTATGAGCATATCTCTGATGCTATCCGAATCCTGCGAGAAGTAAAGTTGTTGAGGCTTTTGCGGCATCCTGATATTGTTGAGATAAAACGTATTATGTTGCCACCATCTAAGAGAGATTTCAGAGATATTTACGTTGTCTTTGAGCTTATGGAGTCTGATCTTCATCAAGTCATCAAAGCTAATGATGACTTGACCCGTGAGCACCACCAGTTTTTCCTCTACCAAATGTTGCGCGCTCTAAAATACATGCATACAG CTAATGTGTACCACCGAGATCTTAAGCCCAAAAACATATTGGCCAATGCAAATTGCAAACTCAAAATTTGCGACTTTGGTCTGGCTAGAGTAGCGTTTAATGATACTCCTACTACAATATTTTGGACG GATTACGTTGCTACAAGATGGTATAGGGCACCAGAACTTTGTGGATCATTTTTCTCTAAG TATACACCTGCTATCGATATATGGAGCATTGGTTGCATATTTGCTGAGGTGCTGACTGGAAAACCGTTGTTTCCGGGGAAAAGCGTGGTTCATCAGTTAGACATAATCACAGATCTTCTGGGTACACCATTGCATGATGTTATATCTGGG GTCCGCAATGATAAGGCTCGCAAGTACTTGACCGATATGCGAAAAAAGCAGCCTGTTCCTTTCTCTCAGAAGTTTCCAAATGCAGATCCTTTAGCGCTGCGTTTGCTAAAAAGATTGTTATCTTTTGATCCGAAGGACAGACCAACTGCTGAAGAG GCTCTAGCTGATCCGTACTTTAAAGGCTTATCTAGAGTGGAAAGAGAGCCTGCGTGCCAGCCGATCTCAAAATTAGAGTTTGAGTTTGAGAGACGGAGGGTGACTAAGGACGATGTTAGGGATTTGATTTACCGGGAGATCCTTGAATACCATCCTCAGTTGCTCAAAGACTACATGAATGGAAATGAAGGGAGTAATTATATATATCCTAG TGCTATAGGTCAGTTTAAAAAGCAGTTTGCACATCTTGAAGAAAATAGTGGTCGAAGTGGACCAGTCATCCCGTTAGAGCGAAAACATATTTCCCTTCCAAG GTCCACGGTACACTCTAGTACTGTACCTCCCAAGCCACTGCCTCTGGCGTCTTCATACAGGGACCATCAAGTTAAAGAGGAGATGAGAACATCTGAAAGTTATGGAAACTTATCTAACACTACAAGACAGCCACCAAGAGTTCCACCAG CAGCAAGACCAGGAAGAGTTGTAGGACCTGTTGTTTCATATGAGGCTGGGAAAAGCGTGAAAGATGGGTATGATGCTATGCAAAATGCAGTGTTACCAGCACAGACTGCCTCGCCACAATACTACTTGAGGCCACACATCAGGTCAACTCAAGCCAAGCCTGGGCCAGAAAATGAACACAGCCACACTACATGGGCtaaacagcaacagcaacagcaacagctaCCTGTACAGCCATCCCATGAAGTTGCTATTGACATTAACACTAACCCGTATCACCAACCTCAGCCAAAGTCGGATCAATATAGTAGCAGAGTTGCCCTCGATGCAAAACTAATTCAAGCTCAATCGCAATTTGGCGCTACAGCAGTTGCAATGACAGCTCGCAGAAATGCAGGCACTGTTCAATATGGATTGACATAA
- the LOC110782676 gene encoding mitogen-activated protein kinase 19 isoform X2 — MQQDQRKKGPTKDVEFFTDYGEANRYKILEVIGKGSYGVVCAAIDTHTGEKVAIKKINDIYEHISDAIRILREVKLLRLLRHPDIVEIKRIMLPPSKRDFRDIYVVFELMESDLHQVIKANDDLTREHHQFFLYQMLRALKYMHTANVYHRDLKPKNILANANCKLKICDFGLARVAFNDTPTTIFWTDYVATRWYRAPELCGSFFSKYTPAIDIWSIGCIFAEVLTGKPLFPGKSVVHQLDIITDLLGTPLHDVISGVRNDKARKYLTDMRKKQPVPFSQKFPNADPLALRLLKRLLSFDPKDRPTAEEALADPYFKGLSRVEREPACQPISKLEFEFERRRVTKDDVRDLIYREILEYHPQLLKDYMNGNEGSNYIYPSAIGQFKKQFAHLEENSGRSGPVIPLERKHISLPRSTVHSSTVPPKPLPLASSYRDHQVKEEMRTSESYGNLSNTTRQPPRVPPARPGRVVGPVVSYEAGKSVKDGYDAMQNAVLPAQTASPQYYLRPHIRSTQAKPGPENEHSHTTWAKQQQQQQQLPVQPSHEVAIDINTNPYHQPQPKSDQYSSRVALDAKLIQAQSQFGATAVAMTARRNAGTVQYGLT; from the exons ATGCAGCAAGATCAGAGGAAGAAG GGTCCAACAAAAGATGTAGAATTCTTCACTGACTATGGTGAAGCAAACAGATACAAAATTCTTGAAGTTATAGGAAAAGGAAGCTATGGAGTTGTTTGTGCTGCAATTGATACACATACAGGGGAAAAAGTGgccattaaaaaaataaatgataTTTATGAGCATATCTCTGATGCTATCCGAATCCTGCGAGAAGTAAAGTTGTTGAGGCTTTTGCGGCATCCTGATATTGTTGAGATAAAACGTATTATGTTGCCACCATCTAAGAGAGATTTCAGAGATATTTACGTTGTCTTTGAGCTTATGGAGTCTGATCTTCATCAAGTCATCAAAGCTAATGATGACTTGACCCGTGAGCACCACCAGTTTTTCCTCTACCAAATGTTGCGCGCTCTAAAATACATGCATACAG CTAATGTGTACCACCGAGATCTTAAGCCCAAAAACATATTGGCCAATGCAAATTGCAAACTCAAAATTTGCGACTTTGGTCTGGCTAGAGTAGCGTTTAATGATACTCCTACTACAATATTTTGGACG GATTACGTTGCTACAAGATGGTATAGGGCACCAGAACTTTGTGGATCATTTTTCTCTAAG TATACACCTGCTATCGATATATGGAGCATTGGTTGCATATTTGCTGAGGTGCTGACTGGAAAACCGTTGTTTCCGGGGAAAAGCGTGGTTCATCAGTTAGACATAATCACAGATCTTCTGGGTACACCATTGCATGATGTTATATCTGGG GTCCGCAATGATAAGGCTCGCAAGTACTTGACCGATATGCGAAAAAAGCAGCCTGTTCCTTTCTCTCAGAAGTTTCCAAATGCAGATCCTTTAGCGCTGCGTTTGCTAAAAAGATTGTTATCTTTTGATCCGAAGGACAGACCAACTGCTGAAGAG GCTCTAGCTGATCCGTACTTTAAAGGCTTATCTAGAGTGGAAAGAGAGCCTGCGTGCCAGCCGATCTCAAAATTAGAGTTTGAGTTTGAGAGACGGAGGGTGACTAAGGACGATGTTAGGGATTTGATTTACCGGGAGATCCTTGAATACCATCCTCAGTTGCTCAAAGACTACATGAATGGAAATGAAGGGAGTAATTATATATATCCTAG TGCTATAGGTCAGTTTAAAAAGCAGTTTGCACATCTTGAAGAAAATAGTGGTCGAAGTGGACCAGTCATCCCGTTAGAGCGAAAACATATTTCCCTTCCAAG GTCCACGGTACACTCTAGTACTGTACCTCCCAAGCCACTGCCTCTGGCGTCTTCATACAGGGACCATCAAGTTAAAGAGGAGATGAGAACATCTGAAAGTTATGGAAACTTATCTAACACTACAAGACAGCCACCAAGAGTTCCACCAG CAAGACCAGGAAGAGTTGTAGGACCTGTTGTTTCATATGAGGCTGGGAAAAGCGTGAAAGATGGGTATGATGCTATGCAAAATGCAGTGTTACCAGCACAGACTGCCTCGCCACAATACTACTTGAGGCCACACATCAGGTCAACTCAAGCCAAGCCTGGGCCAGAAAATGAACACAGCCACACTACATGGGCtaaacagcaacagcaacagcaacagctaCCTGTACAGCCATCCCATGAAGTTGCTATTGACATTAACACTAACCCGTATCACCAACCTCAGCCAAAGTCGGATCAATATAGTAGCAGAGTTGCCCTCGATGCAAAACTAATTCAAGCTCAATCGCAATTTGGCGCTACAGCAGTTGCAATGACAGCTCGCAGAAATGCAGGCACTGTTCAATATGGATTGACATAA
- the LOC110782606 gene encoding uncharacterized protein: MDANFNSLPPLKRFRLLQQQEQQQQQLALSKPESVLKPKALPFSPSNLPAKKRKYTRDSFFDFDENKENIPPSISPPTPYCLPTKKRIWAIKPELSPVKSTLPLTIDLNLEYDPSVESKVESDVGEEESIRVEIEVEGKDDDDDDDGILCAVCESTDGDPSDPIVFCDGCELMVHSSCYGNPLVKGIPQGEWFCAQCSDLNSQLPACKYKCCLCPATGGAMKPTSDGQWAHIVCAVLVPEVFFEDPEGRDGIDCSKIPKRRWRDMCYLCKGTNGCAIQCSEIKCPLAFHVSCGLKDDLTIELKEGKNTGGIVAGFCKKHTELWKKQKQTGKFKIVARDEDQKF; the protein is encoded by the exons ATGGATGCAAACTTCAATTCTTTACCTCCATTAAAACGTTTCAGGCTGCTGCAACAACaagaacagcagcagcagcagcttgCTTTGTCGAAACCTGAATCGGTGCTGAAGCCGAAAGCTTTACCATTTTCACCCTCTAACCTCCCAGctaaaaagagaaaatatacCCGAGATTCATTTTTTGATTTCGATGAAAACAAAGAAAACATCCCTCCTTCAATCAGCCCTCCTACACCCTACTGTTTACCTACCAAGAAAAGGATTTGGGCGATTAAACCCGAACTCAGCCCTGTTAAATCCACTCTTCCTTTAACCATTGATCTGAATCTAGAGTATGACCCATCTGTTGAATCTAAAGTGGAGAGTGATGTTGGGGAGGAGGAATCGATTCGAGTCGAAATCGAAGTGGAAGgaaaagatgatgatgatgatgatgatgggatATTATGTGCTGTATGTGAGAGCACAGATGGTGATCCATCAGATCCGATTGTGTTTTGTGATGGATGTGAACTTATGGTTCATTCCAGTTGTTATGGTAACCCTCTTGTTAAGGGTATTCCTCAAGGAGAATGGTTCTGTGCTCAATGCTCAGACTTAAACTCACAACTTCCGGCTTGCAAGTACAAATGTTGTCTTTGTCCTGCAACTGGTGGTGCTATGAAGCCTACGAGTGATGGCCAGTGGGCCCACATTGTGTGTGCTGTTTTAGTCCCAGAGGTTTTCTTTGAAGATCCCGAGGGCCGGGACGGGATCGATTGCTCCAAGATCCCTAAGAGGAGGTGGAGGGATATGTGTTATTTGTGTAAAGGGACTAATGGGTGTGCTATTCAGTGTTCTGAGATTAAGTGTCCTTTGGCATTTCATGTCAGTTGTGGTTTGAAGGATGATCTCACTATTGAGCTTAAAGAAGGGAAAAATACTGGTGGGATTGTTGCTGGGTTTTGCAAAAAACACACAGAACTCTGGAAAAAG CAAAAACAAACAGGAAAGTTCAAGATTGTGGCCAGAGATGAGGACCAGAAGTTCTGA